A part of Clarias gariepinus isolate MV-2021 ecotype Netherlands chromosome 14, CGAR_prim_01v2, whole genome shotgun sequence genomic DNA contains:
- the prdm9 gene encoding histone-lysine N-methyltransferase PRDM9, translated as MTDSPGLPSGEDQNLEIQGSVTVCNIDTQESQEENDFDDKHFYCETCRKQYIEQCDVHGPPLFTYDSPTPVGVPQRALLTLPQGLVIGRSTTPGAGLGVFNQGQIVPLGMHFGPFDGELSSMEQALESAYSWMICRGSDQYDFIVAERDTHSNWMRYVVCSRNENEQNLVAIQQDGRVLFRCCRTIYPGQELKVWYAEEYAQSLSTIWDKIWDKKCTPIGRNSEEGLQICLCPYCQYSFPVAFYLHRHVRRSHPDEYPHLLEAQALEPSDQTPVMNLDQCLLASDAPPPSQMTKSFQDQVPSLSGQTEQSNSTDLPHANSSNLMNKTDQSNSSVIEVSRNKCGECGRIFLRSCHLKRHQRTIHSKEKPYCCSHCRKCFSQATGLKKHQQTHQGEKERTGTQQMEKEDAVYPCTKCSFSFTTKLNLYRHLKRFHHEEYLKLIENESLNAEAALLNENSSDKHDPPYEPPAKLRRSALNPNRAGSQKRKVSTGRPRGRPPKIKKKHAQKPVKDAAQEENQDKGSESEQTVTDIESTAVPQWSNAGSKETQEMAQDTTSHVCGECLRTFSNLHLLKSHECIQQGDGPHGCSRCKLYFNRLCNLRRHERTIHAKERPYCCTLCLKSFTQSSGLKRHQESHSRHRAHRQSTALANATIYPCSHCPFSFTGERYLYKHIRRHHPEMTTKYLSFNEGDVPSKEHSCTQCSKTFQTIRGFKNHSCFRQGDQLYLCPDCGKAFNWFNSLKQHQRIHTGVKPYACSQCDKSFVHSGQLNVHMRTHTGEKPFLCAECGESFRQSGDLRRHEQKHSGVRPCQCPDCGKSFSRPQSLRAHQQLHKGTKLFPCTQCGKSFARRYHLTRHHQKMHS; from the exons ATGACTGACAGTCCAG GATTACCATCAGGCGAAGACCAGAATTTAGAAATACAGGGCTCTGTCACTGTCTGCAACATAGACACACAGGAGAGCCAAGAAGAAAATGATTTTGATGACAAACATTTCT ACTGTGAGACCTGCCGTAAACAATATATAGAACAATGTGATGTCCATGGTCCACCGTTGTTCACCTATGACTCTCCCACACCTGTGGGAGTTCCTCAGAGAGCTCTTCTCACTCTTCCCCAAGGCTTAGTCATCGGTAGATCAACCACACCTGGGGCTGGACTAGGTGTTTTTAACCAAGGACAGATTGTTCCTCTTGGAATGCATTTTGGTCCTTTTGATGGAGAGCTCAGCAGCATGGAACAGGCATTAGAAAGTGCCTATTCATGGATG ATATGCAGGGGGAGTGACCAGTACGACTTCATTGTTGCAGAGAGGGACACTCATTCAAATTGGATGAG GTATGTAGTTTGTTCACGAaatgaaaatgaacaaaatttGGTGGCAATTCAGCAGGATGGGCGTGTTCTGTTCCGTTGCTGCCGCACCATCTATCCTGGGCAAGAACTGAAAGTGTGGTATGCAGAGGAGTATGCCCAAAGCCTCAGCACCATATGGGATAAAATCTGGGACAAGAAGTGCACACCTATCG GAAGAAACAGTGAAGAAGGCTTACAAATTTGCCTTTGTCCCTATTGTCAATACTCCTTTCCAGTAGCTTTTTACCTACACAGACATGTCAGGCGCTCTCACCCAGATGAATATCCACACCTGCTGGAAGCCCAGGCTCTTGAACCTAGTGACCAGACACCAGTTATGAATCTGGATCAATGCCTACTTGCCTCTGATGCACCACCTCCATCTCAAATGACAAAATCATTTCAGGACCAAGTTCCATCTCTCAGTGGTCAGACAGAGCAGTCAAACTCAACTGATTTGCCACATGCAAATAGTAGTAATTTGATGAATAAAACAGACCAAAGTAATTCCAGTGTTATAGAGGTGTCAAGGAACAAATGTGGTGAATGTGGGAGAATATTTTTGCGGTCATGTCACTTAAAAAGACATCAACGCACAATTCACTCAAAGGAGAAGCCTTATTGCTGTAGCCACTGCAGAAAATGCTTTAGCCAGGCAACAGGGCTGAAGAAACACCAGCAGACACACCAAGGTGAAAAAGAGAGAACAGGTACACAGCAAATGGAGAAGGAGGATGCTGTCTATCCCTGTACTAAGTGTTCCTTCTCTTTCACAACTAAACTCAACCTCTACAGACATCTTAAAAGATTTCACCATGAAGAGTATCTAAAACTAATTGAAAATGAATCTTTAAATGCTGAGGCAGCACTGCTAAATGAAAATTCATCAGACAAACATGACCCTCCTTATGAACCACCAGCCAAACTTCGAAGATCTGCTTTAAACCCTAATAGGGCTGGAAGTCAAAAGAGGAAAGTATCTACAGGGAGACCTCGTGGTAGaccaccaaaaataaaaaaaaagcatgcccAGAAGCCAGTAAAAGATGCAGCTCAAGAGGAGAATCAGGACAAAGGTTCAGAGTCTGAGCAGACGGTCACAGACATTGAGAGTACAGCAGTTCCACAGTGGAGTAATGCAGGCAGCAAGGAGACACAGGAAATGGCACAAGATACCACCTCTCATGTTTGTGGTGAGTGCCTAAGAACCTTCAGTAACCTCCATCTTTTGAAAAGCCATGAATGCATTCAGCAAGGTGATGGACCTCATGGCTGCTCTCGCTGCAAACTCTATTTCAACCGTTTGTGCAATCTGCGGAGACATGAACGCACCATCCATGCCAAAGAGCGTCCCTACTGTTGCACACTGTGCCTTAAGTCTTTTACTCAGTCATCTGGCCTGAAGCGCCATCAGGAAAGCCACTCGCGTCACAGAGCCCATCGTCAGAGCACAGCACTGGCCAATGCTACTATCTACCCTTGCAGCCACTGCCCCTTCTCCTTTACTGGTGAGCGATATCTGTACAAACACATTCGTCGCCACCATCCAGAGATGACTACAAAGTACCTGAGCTTTAATGAAGGTGATGTGCCATCCAAGGAACATAGCTGTACTCAATGCTCCAAGACCTTTCAAACAATTAGGGGTTTTAAGAATCATTCCTGCTTCAGACAAGGGGACCAGCTGTACCTGTGTCCTGACTGTGGTAAGGCTTTTAACTGGTTCAACAGTTTAAAGCagcaccagcgcattcacacaggagtgAAACCTTATGCATGCTCACAGTGTGATAAAAGTTTTGTGCACTCAGGACAACTCAATGtccacatgcgcacacacaccggGGAGAAGCCATTCCTTTGTGCTGAATGTGGTGAGAGCTTTAGACAGTCAGGTGATCTTAGACGGCATGAGCAGAAGCACTCGGGTGTGCGACCATGTCAGTGCCCTGACTGTGGAAAAAGTTTTAGTCGTCCACAGAGTCTTAGGGCCCACCAGCAGCTTCATAAGGGCACCAAACTGTTCCCTTGTACACAATGTGGCAAAAGCTTTGCTCGCCGTTACCACCTTACTCGACATCACCAGAAAATGCACTCTTGA